CCATAAGTCATATACCTATTCTCTCTGTCCTTGTCGTGTGACAGGAACCATGTGGACAAGCTTCACAACTGAAGCCACATTCATTACTTGAGAAGCCCCTTGGACTCTTTTCTATTTTAAGTCCAGTATGCTcattaacttaaataaataaataactaaaagatatTAAAGCTGCAAGTGAGTATTCTAAAATAGTGAAACAAACGAGCTCATACACTTCCTCTGGTTCTCGAACATCAATCAATTGAGCCTCTTCCAGGAAAGACGGATCTTGCAACCTCACATGAAACTCGTTTGGCTGGATGTGTTCAAGTACAGATTCCTCCCTGCATATATCAGTAACACAAGTAAGAACAAGGCTCCTGAGTTGTTCAAGTGAAGAAGGATTTCTTTGATTACCTCTCAGATAGAACTTGCAACAAATGCCACCCAAACTTAGTTTTGCACTTTACAACCTTATTCAGAGGTGCACCAAATGCAGCTTCTTCAAATTCTGGCAcctaataatattaacaattaaattagaaaaacaaataaatgaagTCAAGTAAGCCTGGGCATCCAGGTGACCAAGAATGCAACTTCAAAAAAGTAGAAAGGTACTTATCAGGATACAAATAACAAAAGGCAACAACGGTGTAGTTATGTACAAatggaaatttaaaactataaCAAAAGTCAAATCTCCATCTAAATGTTTATACGACAGCACATGTATGATATTTTGTTTGCTATCATCTGAAGGCCTGTTAGTATGAAATTAACATTCTGGAAACATAATCACAAGAAAATTTGATTCCTGTCACCAAAAAagggtgaaaaagaagaaaaatacttttgaagatAAGAATCATAAGAAGCATACCATTTGCCCTTTTCTCACCCAGCCCAGCATTCCCCCATCTTCTTTTGATGGACACATAGAATACTCAACGGCCAGATCACTTAGATCCTCTCCTGATTGTGACAAGCATTTCAGTCAACAATATAAATGAAAGGACAAGCATCAAGAGAGAACTTGTTTCATACTAACATACCCAGTTCTCAAATTTAATCATGACATATGAATAACTTACTTATAGATTTAGTCCTCATTTGTTCTCAGCTTCTTAAATTTGTATGGGAATTTTACTGGGGCTTTCCTTACTAAGAAATAAAGTTGAAACTAACCTTCAGCAGTTCTTTTCTGAAGGTCCAGTAGAAGTTTCTGATCGTCTTCTTTGACAAGTAAATGCTGCACCAATATCTCCCGATCGCCTCCAGAACTGCCTCCAGGACCACTCGCAGCACTATATGAAGCTGAAAGTTATATATTGTGAGATTCAGCATGTATCAGATGATAGCAAAAGGAAAAGAACTCTCTTCGCCCTTCAGATTCTGGAACTACCCCTATGCAATCTCAAGATCCAGAGGACGTCATAAAGACAAAACCTATAATAGCTACACTCACATTTATGATGATTGATGAAGCCACTTTTTTTGTTTGGAGATAATTGTGGTGCCGGGCCAACTTGCGCGAAACTTCGGTTCCACTAAACTACAATATGTGCTACTTTCCACTAATATTTCTACAAATAGGCTGTTTCTACAGCTCAAACCTTGACTTACAGGCATGGGGCAGAGCTAGGGAGGAAAAGTACATTATATACACAAGGTCGAGTGAGAATGGACCTCACACTTATTGCCTGGAAATTATGGTACCAGTAAACTACAAATCGTGCTACCTTCCCTTATTATTTCTGCGAATTGGCTGTTTCTACATCTCAAACCATGACCTACAGGCAGGGGCAGAGGTACAACCAGAAAGTGCACCGTATACACAAAGGTCAAAATCATTTCTTTGGGTTAAGGTCTCATGTCAAAATTCCAGCAGAGACAAACACACTGTCTTGATTGATAGACTTACCTGGTCTATCTCATGGAATTAGTATAGGTGTCGTAAGCTAGCTCGTACACCAAGGTTATCAAAAAAGAATCATTCtttgggtatatatatatagtaaattttGAATCTTTTAGCTTTTTCATTCGGAAAATCCCAGCTTCGCCACTGACTACACATCATCAAAAAAGAACAACTCTACCCCACCCCTCCATTTTGACCTATATTTTAACTCTACTGTTACACTAGGGCTCAACCTCAACAGAGCATCCATCAGCtacaaacaacaacaaaaactaatataaaaagaGATTATTCATAGAATCAAACAAATACCTGTAACCACTCTCGAACAAGAATGAGTACGACCCATCATTGTTGACACCCTTCTGAAGGTGGGAAACTGGAAATTACGTGAATTGGGGAAAAGGGTTGTCGAGTGAAGTAAAGCTAAGCGAGTAAAGTTTGATACTTTACGAGAAGATGGATTCAAGAAAGAGAGAATGAAATTAACTGGTGCTCCACAAATTGAGGGAACAtgcaaagaagaagaagaagaagaaattctcaacattttttgagaaatttggaATGCaaattgaaatcaattttatgcaatttttcttaaaagattAGAAAACTATATCTAATACTCTCTCCATTTCATTGACTTTGGTACTTCTTAGATTTTGGAAATCTATTTTTTTAGATTATCAAGGGCTCGTTTGGTCGGGcgcattaaaaaaataatataataaagttcTTATTTCAATAATAAGACATAAAAAAGACTTATAGTATCATATTTTGCTTTtagttgaattttgaattagCATATTCATTACACACTATCACTTCGATTTCACTTGTGAAATTACATTGAATATGTAGTTATAGTGTTAAGCcgaacaaaaatgaataaatgtcCAAAGAACTAACTTTGAAGAGCCTTTAACAGCACCTGTGGATTAGTTCAGCCAGAATAACCATATACAGTTTGTCAAAACCTCTAGAATGTCGCTATAAAACACAGTTTTAAGTAAAATCCTACTAGAATATTAACAGTACAAAATTACAACAGCAGAACAGCCCAAAAGCTGAATTTTAGGACAACAATTTCAAGCGCTAATGATCGGTTCaaaattttatgtgtttatattcaatgaattttgtaaCACAAATACACGAGTAAAAAAACTAGTGGGTTTGCCTGCACCCGCATCTGAGCTTCTACTTCAGCCCCTGTTTCTGTACCTCTAGATATATAGCACCCAACTTTACTCTGGCAACGGAACAAATTCACAAGGACATGAATGGTACAGACTCCATGCATTTAAAAAGAGCAATGGATTTGAGCAATAGTCCtgtcaaacctccattgattgATAACGATTTTCAGAAAAGTGGTTTGAAAGGCTAGAACTGAAAAACAATTCACCATGCATGTCTTGATCCCTCGTTTACTTCTTGTGGAAGTTGGAGAATGGTGTCCTATCTTCATTCTCAAATGTGAACAGTGGCGATCAACTTCCTGATTTTTTAGGCGACTTGATGGCCTCCAAGTATAGACAAGCAGTTAACAGTGGCAATCAACTTCCTGATTTTTTAGGCGACTTGATGGCCTCCAAGTATAGACAAGCATTCCTATGACGAGGATGATGGCTCCTGAAATGAAACCAGGTGGGAGGGAGGACGCAACGCCAAGATATGGTAATGGTAATGTGAATAAAAAGACTGATATTGGTACTGCAGAGAAAAGTATCAAAAGAAATTGAGGTCAGTAGAGCCTAGATATTCGTCTAGAAGAAAAGGTTTCAACTGCAGTAAGCTGAGACTAAATCTGCTAGTGTCAGTGAAATACCTGAAACTGTAGATGCGAGACAAGATAGCACAGCAGAGGAGATCTTAAGCAGATGTAACAATGATATATTGTAACCCATGTTGACAATGATAAACAGAAGCGGTAGAAGAGGTGCACCAGCACACCCTAGAacaagatgagaaagaaataactACAATCAGTGTTCTGTCTTTGAATCAAAGAGTAAtaaattgagaagaaaaaatcGCATGATCTAGCTTTTGGGGTCGAATTAGGTCCAAAGTTCATTATTCATGCTTCTCCTTTTCGTGCATCATCAGAAGCTAACTCAAACTATTTCACCACTTACCACTGGATAATGTGCCGATGTTCAAAAAGCATGCAGCACCATCTCTAAGATAATTTGGCAGTTGAGTAAATGGAACACCCCATAACTTCGACAAAAATGGGAGGAGAAGGCATATAAATACTGCCTGCAAAAGATGTCGAACCAGTTTCAGTAAGGAAAAGAATACAGTGAGTGATAAGTAGCATAAGATGCCTACCTGGTAAGCGGATCCAAAAGAGTTCACAACAAACAGATCAACAGTACCTCCCTGCTTATACCATGGGAAATTAAGAAAAAGACCATCAAATCTTAGTATGTCAAGAAATAACAGAGCAAAGTCAGGAATTCAACATACATTTTTGTGGGCTAACTGAACCTAGGCAAGGTGACTAAAGACATTCAAGTCTAGGTACGACTCTTTTTAGTAGCAGAACAAGTTTCCTCTTACTTTTGGACAAAGATAAACTTCTTATTCAGATAATGGTTTTCTGACTTTTAGCAGCTAAATCATGTACTCCCTCTGTTTCgatttgtttgtcttactttcttttttagtctatttaaaaAAGATGTCTCTTTCCCTTTTTTAGCAACtctttgatttcaaattttcacataacgtttttaagaccacaagattaaagaacaTTTAGGTACATTCAACATTTCTCtagtttaagaccacaagatttaaaagtttttctttacTTGCTTAATCttcgtgtcaagtcaaaacaagacaaataaattgaaactgaGAGAGTGATAGAAAAATCTGCAGCATGCCTACCTTCAGCCTTTTAGCAGCATCCAGGAATATTACTTCCTGCATACAAGGAAAATGAATCCTCTAGGTAAATCATACTGCATCATGAAGATgacaaaaccccaaaatcctattgaaagaagaagagaggaaATAAAAAGGAAGGTATGAACCTTCAAGACAGTATCCGCAGCTTGTAACAAAAAAGAAACTATCATCAAAAGACTCCAAAATACACCACCTTCCATCAAAGAACCAGCACTAGATCCACTGCAAATTAAGTAAGAGATGATCAGGAAATTCAACCACTATTTGAAAGTATGGTTCCTCATTCAAACTTAATTGCAAACAAAGATTTTCCAAAGAGGATAACTCTTGTTGCAAGTAGATTATCATTTCAAAGATTTCATTTATGCATGAGCTATAAATAACGTGGAAGTCCTACCTAACCAAACACAATAATAAGGATAAGATAGAAGTTTGGAGTGTGATAGGATGATGCACACTTTACGGGCATGGTTACTGTAGATACTTTAGAATTATAGAAACATCTGAATGGTTTCTCAAAATCTCTAGTTCAATGACAAATAATTTTGACAAAGGGAACACTAATGATACGTATATGCAGCTGAGCATCATCCATACGCAGAAAGAGAAAGCACAACTACAACACTTCACCATTTGAACTTTAGGTGGTTTTATTGTTATACGTTTTCACTAAACAATATAGAGAAGATAGACGTTGACTTCCAAGCAATTTTATGTGCATCAATAAGTTTTCTGAAACATCACATGACAACAAGATTTAGAACCACTTTAGGAAGAactcttgttttatttttttgtaagtgCATTCCTCAATGACACTGCATCGCATGAGACTGACCAGCCTCAATGGCACGGCCAAATCCAAGAGGAGCATAGACATACTTAGGAAGAGCTATCACCACAAACTAAATAGACGACGAGGCTTCAGGTCTCAGTAGTTAGAAACTTCCAGACACTTTTGCAAACTGATTGTTACGTAATTCTCAAAAAGCTATAGACAGAAATTGTCACATACCTTGCTACAGTTACTATAACACCAACAGACACAAGAAAGCACCCAAACAACTGGTTGAGCCTATATCTTCTTCCAAGGAAAATAAAAGACAGGAGAAGTTGCCAGACAAGAAAGCTCTGCAAGATCAACAGATGGCCGAGTTAAATAACAGATTCAATTAACTTATCGCAGGAAGCATTACAAGAAGTAAGCCTACAAGCATGTCCATAAAACAACAACAAGCACTATGCCTCAATCTCACACTAGTTGGGGTCCTCAATATTCATTTGGACCATTTCATCTTAATACTCAATCGTTCATTCATTTGTCTTTTTCTGTATCCCAAAATTGtgagttttataaattttacacTGACATGAAAATCTCTAGACAAACTAAAAAGAATCCTGCCAAATATATATGGATCTTTTGCTTCTGTTTTGTTCTATTCTTTGCTAAGTCCGAATATATACTTAAGAGTCTGTAGGTTTTTTATATGAACTGGATCTACCTCATCCACTTTAGCACTTTCAATAATCTTAGTATCAATTCTACAAGTCTGTGCATTTGGAGGTCCAAAAAAAGACATAACCAAATGACTTCATCTCATTCTTATCCTCTTCTATGCACACTACTTGTGCCTTATGTTTTATGTGATCAACTTATATGACTGCACATCTTTACAACATTTGATTGCCCATTATCGAAATCATATGTTTTAGGGTGACCAGCTAATCTTTCTAATTACATGTATTTAATAACAGTGGTTAAGAAATGAACCCATTAATGTCAACAATCAAATTGTTCGATCGTCTTCGTAGACAATGTTCTATGAGATGAGCGTAAAATTGTttgaacaaatatatttatgcaGTCAAGCCACTACTATATTAGCACCCACTCcttatttttggtttttgtttCCCTATCTTCTAAGTGTTAGGTCCTACAATCAAGTTTTCAGGCAAGCTTCCTAGTTTTCCATCAACAGACTTAGGCACTTGAACTGATGGATA
This portion of the Solanum pennellii chromosome 12, SPENNV200 genome encodes:
- the LOC107007194 gene encoding rhodanese-like/PpiC domain-containing protein 12, chloroplastic, whose amino-acid sequence is MLRISSSSSSLHVPSICGAPVNFILSFLNPSSRKVSNFTRLALLHSTTLFPNSRNFQFPTFRRVSTMMGRTHSCSRVVTASYSAASGPGGSSGGDREILVQHLLVKEDDQKLLLDLQKRTAEGEDLSDLAVEYSMCPSKEDGGMLGWVRKGQMVPEFEEAAFGAPLNKVVKCKTKFGWHLLQVLSEREESVLEHIQPNEFHVRLQDPSFLEEAQLIDVREPEEVAQASVPGFQVLPLRQFGVWGPEITTKFDPQKDTYVLCHHGVRSLQVAKWLQTQGFRKVFNVAGGIHEYAVKVDPSIPTY
- the LOC107005384 gene encoding protein CLT1, chloroplastic, which produces MSVCTRRIITGELSSPIARYHIPVTKLPAVRSPDYLSSTSVRHFISNTRRPNSIVSRSTRTKFYVIAVAESTGVFRRGGRDGGENGEWRTRRRCAVGDQVVEINENRKSSNRLAEVAVAATATVVLGVGNRVLYKLALVPLKNYPFFLAQLATFGYVLVYFSILYVRYHTGKITDEMLSLPKIPYVAVGLLEALAAASGMAAGAILSGATIPVLSQSFLVWQLLLSFIFLGRRYRLNQLFGCFLVSVGVIVTVASGSSAGSLMEGGVFWSLLMIVSFLLQAADTVLKEVIFLDAAKRLKGGTVDLFVVNSFGSAYQAVFICLLLPFLSKLWGVPFTQLPNYLRDGAACFLNIGTLSSGCAGAPLLPLLFIIVNMGYNISLLHLLKISSAVLSCLASTVSVPISVFLFTLPLPYLGVASSLPPGFISGAIILVIGMLVYTWRPSSRLKNQEVDCHC